TGGGCCGCCTTCATCGCCCTGGCGGTCAACGTGGGGGCCTACAACGCCGAGGTGGTCCGGGCGGGGATCCAGGCCATACCCCGGGGGCAGTGGGAAGCGGCCTGGTCCCTGGGCCTTTCCCCGGGGGATACCCTGCGCTTTGTGGTCCTCCCCCAGGCCTTGCGCATCGTGGTGCCGCCCTTGGTGAACAACGTGGTGGCCCTCCTCAAGGATTCCTCCCTGGCCAGCGCCATCGCCCTTACGGAGCTCGCCCTTTCCGGGCAGCGGATCATCTCCGCCACCTTCCGCCCGGTGGAGGTGTACCTGGCGGTGGCCGCCATCTACCTCCTCCTCACCACGGCCCTCACCCTGTTCACTAACCGCCTCGAGGAGAGGCTCAGGGTGGCGGGCCGCTGAGGGGCGGGCGCTGGAAAGCCCCTTGGGGCTTGTCCGCGAGGCGGGGGGATGGAAGAATGGGGGTACTGCCGGAAGGTCCCTTGGCGCCTTCCAGAGGAAGGGGGATGCGGTGGAGCCCATCATCCGGATCCACAACCTGCACAAGTGGTTCGGTCCCCTGCACGTCCTGAAGGGGATCAGGCTGGAGGTGGCCCCCGGGGAGAGGCTGGTGATCATCGGCCCCTCGGGCTCGGGGAAGAGCACCCTCATCCGCACCATTAACCGCTTGGAGGACTTCCAGGAGGGCGAGGTGTGGGTGGACGGGAAAAACGTCAAGGACGATCGGGCCCTCAAGGAGGTCCGGCGGGAGGTGGGGATGGTCTTCCAGCAGTTCAACCTCTTCCCCCACATGACGGTGCTGGAGAACGTGACCCTGGCGCCCATAAGGGTGCGGCGCTGGCCCCGGGAGAAGGCGGAGCGGAAGGCCTTGGAGCTTTTGGAGCGGGTGGGGATCCTGGATCAGGCGAGGAAGTACCCGGGGCAGCTTTCCGGGGGCCAGCAGCAGCGGGTGGCCATCGCCCGGGCCTTGGCCATGGAGCCCAAGGTGATGTTGTTTGACGAGCCCACGAGCGCTTTGGACCCGGAGATGGTGGGGGAGGTGTTGGACGTGATGCGGGACCTGGCCCGTGGGGGGATGACGATGCTGGTGGTGACGCACGAGATGGGGTTTGCCCGGGAGGTGGCGGACCGGGTGATCTTCATGGACGGGGGCCAGGTGGTGGAGGAGGGGAGGCCGGAGGAGATCTTCACAAAGCCCCGCGAGGAGCGCACCCGAAGCTTCCTCCAGCGGGTACTCCACCACTAGGCATGGAGGCGCTCTTCCGGGCCCTTCTGGACCCCAAGGCGGACCCCGCCTCGAGGCGGCGGGGCCTTAGGTTCTACGCCCTGGCCCTTTTGGGGCTCCAGGGGGGGATGCTCCTGTTCCTCGCCCCTTGGCTGCCCCGGGCCCCGCACCCCGCCCTATTCCTCCTTGCCCTGGGGGGGGCGGGGTGGCTTTACGCAAGGGCCAGGGGGGTCCTGAGGGCCGCCGAAAAGGACCTTCCCGCCCCCTTGGTGGCCGTGGGGCTTGGGGTGGGGGCCTTCTTCTTCCTGGGGGTGATGGGGCTCCTCCTGCGGCCCGAAGGGCTGGGGCTCCTCCTTCTGGGCCTTGGCCTCTTTTATCTCCTTCTCCGCTTGGCGGAGGAGGCCTTGGGAGGGCGAGGGGGCCCTGCCCTTTGACCTTTTGCGCCCTCTCCCCTATACTGGTCTCCGCTACGGGGAGTAGCGCAGCCCGGTAGCGCACCTCGTTCGGGACGAGGGGGTCGCTGGTTCAAATCCAGTCTCCCCGACCAAAGGGCCGGCCCAAAGCCGGCCTTTTGTATACTGCCCCCGTGCGCTTCCTGGCCGGCCTGGCCCTCTTCTTCCTGGGGCTGCACCTGATCTCCGAGGCCCTCTCTGCCTGGAAGGGGCGCAGGCGCCTCCTTTCCCGGGGGCTGGGTTCGCCCGGGGGAAGCCTCGTCTACGGGCTGGTCCTGGGGGCCCTATCCGGGAGCGGCTCGGGCCTCGGGCTCCTGGCCTTGGCCTTCCTGGAGGTGGGGGTCCTGGGGCACGCTCAGGCGGCGCTTCTGGCCCTGTCCGCCACCGCGGGGGCCGGGGTCTGGGTGGGGTTTCTGGCCCTGGCCCGCGAGGGAGCCCAGGAGGCCCTTCTGGCCCTGGGGTTTCCCCTCTACCTGGTGCCCGCCTGGCGCCCGGGAGGGATGTTCTTCCTCGGGCTTGGCCTCCTCTTCCTCGGCTTCGGGGAGATGGGGGCAGGGCTTGGGCCTGCCCTCGCCTGGGCCGGGGAGGTGCGGGGTGTGGGGGAGGGGTACCTGGCCGGGCTTCTCCTGGGGGGGCTTCTGGGCTCGGCCAACGCCGTGGCCGCCCTGGCCCTGCTCCTTTCGGGCGGGCTTTCCCCCGGGGTGGCCGTGGGCCTGGTCTTGGGAGCCGGGGTGGGCACCACGGCCACCTTCTTCTGGGCGGCCCTGGGCGGCCGGGGAGAGGCCCTGCGCCTGGGGGTGCCCCTTCTTCTCCACCGCCTCCTCCTCTCCCTCTTCCTCCTTCCCCTTTCCCGCCTCCTCCCGGAGAACGTGCTGGCCTGGCACCTGGGGAGCCACCTCGTCTACGCCCTTTTCTACTGGCCCCTTTCCGGAGTTTGGGGCCGGGTGGGGGAAAGGCTTTTCCCCAGACGCCGGGTGGCGCCCAAGTACCTGCGCTGGGAGGCTCTGGAGTCCCCCCTCCTTGCCCTGGCCCTCGCCCGGCGCGAGCTCGCCAGGGTGGCGGACGCGGTGCGGGGGATGCTAGTCCAGGCCCTGCGCGTCCTTTCCCAGGAGGAGGGTGGGGAGGCCTCCTTGCGGGAGCTGGAGGACAAGGTGGACGCCCTCACCCGGGAGCTTGTCCTCTACACCTCGGAGTTGGCGAGCCGTACCAAGGACGAGAAGGCGGTGAAGCTCTTTATGGCCGCAAGCGAGCTGGAGCACCTGGGGGACCTGGTGCGGCGGGTGGTGCGCCTGGCGGAAAGGCTTTGGGCCCAGGGGTTGCGCTTCAGCCCAGAGGGCAAGGAGGACCTCCTCCTGGCCGCCTCCCGGGTGCTTTCCCGGTTGGAGCGCCTGGGGGCGGCCCTGGCCACGGGGGAGAAGGCCCTGGCGGAGGAGGTGGTGAGGGAGGAGGGCGGCCCCTTTTTCCAGACCCTCAAGCGTGCCCACCTGCACCGCCTCGAGGCCGGCTGGGCCGAAAGCCGGGCCAGCACCCTGACCCACCTGGACATCCTCCTCACCCTGGAGGAGGTGGACCAGGGGGTGGTCCGCCTGGCCCAGCTGGCCCTGGAGCTTTAAGCTAAGGGGCGTGGTGAGGATCCTGGGCGGCAAGGCCAAGGGGGTGCCCCTCAAGGTGCCGGCCTCGGCGCGGCCCTCCCCGGTACGCCTCCGCAAGGCCCTCTTTGACTACCTAAGGCTCCGCTACCCCCGTAGGGGGCGGTTTTTGGACCTCTATGCGGGAAGCGGGGCGGTGGGCCTCGAGGCCGCCAGCGAAGGCTTTGAGGCCACCCTTGTGGAGAAGGATAGGGAGGCCGTGGCCCTTCTCAAGGAGAACG
Above is a genomic segment from Thermus islandicus DSM 21543 containing:
- a CDS encoding amino acid ABC transporter permease; amino-acid sequence: MRLWLRLVLFFALLGLAYVAFFALLGVALRGYFLLTGFGPERAASAGEAMALGAEITLKLTLISGLAGLGLGIFAGMCRLSARAWVRLPAAFYIWIIRGTPLLVQILFAYNALPLLLRPLWPEAQQALTPYWAAFIALAVNVGAYNAEVVRAGIQAIPRGQWEAAWSLGLSPGDTLRFVVLPQALRIVVPPLVNNVVALLKDSSLASAIALTELALSGQRIISATFRPVEVYLAVAAIYLLLTTALTLFTNRLEERLRVAGR
- a CDS encoding PhoU domain-containing protein — its product is MRFLAGLALFFLGLHLISEALSAWKGRRRLLSRGLGSPGGSLVYGLVLGALSGSGSGLGLLALAFLEVGVLGHAQAALLALSATAGAGVWVGFLALAREGAQEALLALGFPLYLVPAWRPGGMFFLGLGLLFLGFGEMGAGLGPALAWAGEVRGVGEGYLAGLLLGGLLGSANAVAALALLLSGGLSPGVAVGLVLGAGVGTTATFFWAALGGRGEALRLGVPLLLHRLLLSLFLLPLSRLLPENVLAWHLGSHLVYALFYWPLSGVWGRVGERLFPRRRVAPKYLRWEALESPLLALALARRELARVADAVRGMLVQALRVLSQEEGGEASLRELEDKVDALTRELVLYTSELASRTKDEKAVKLFMAASELEHLGDLVRRVVRLAERLWAQGLRFSPEGKEDLLLAASRVLSRLERLGAALATGEKALAEEVVREEGGPFFQTLKRAHLHRLEAGWAESRASTLTHLDILLTLEEVDQGVVRLAQLALEL
- a CDS encoding amino acid ABC transporter ATP-binding protein, producing MEPIIRIHNLHKWFGPLHVLKGIRLEVAPGERLVIIGPSGSGKSTLIRTINRLEDFQEGEVWVDGKNVKDDRALKEVRREVGMVFQQFNLFPHMTVLENVTLAPIRVRRWPREKAERKALELLERVGILDQARKYPGQLSGGQQQRVAIARALAMEPKVMLFDEPTSALDPEMVGEVLDVMRDLARGGMTMLVVTHEMGFAREVADRVIFMDGGQVVEEGRPEEIFTKPREERTRSFLQRVLHH